From Actinomycetes bacterium, one genomic window encodes:
- a CDS encoding gamma-glutamyl-gamma-aminobutyrate hydrolase family protein (Members of this family of hydrolases with an active site Cys residue belong to MEROPS family C26.), which yields MRALFVQQDHVSPVGPVGAAFADRGYDVSELLVVPEEHFHAPSVTADFPDPRDVDVVVAMGAPWSVYDHDRIGSWVFDEMDFLRAAHETGVPVLGICFGAQALAGALGGEVVPAARPEVGWTLVRTERPDLVEAGPWFQWHGDRWVLPSHVSAFATTDVAEQAFTLGRSLGVQFHPEITPTMLAGWLANGGDAQARRLGYDPDELLRVTRRTAPEAEARARRLVERFLDVVATNDVPAGRRLR from the coding sequence GTGCGAGCGCTGTTCGTGCAGCAGGACCACGTCTCACCGGTCGGCCCCGTGGGGGCCGCGTTCGCCGACCGCGGCTACGACGTGAGCGAGCTGCTGGTCGTGCCCGAGGAGCACTTCCACGCGCCGTCGGTGACGGCGGACTTCCCCGATCCGCGGGACGTCGACGTCGTCGTGGCGATGGGCGCCCCGTGGTCGGTCTACGACCACGACCGGATCGGGTCGTGGGTGTTCGACGAGATGGACTTCCTGCGCGCCGCCCACGAGACGGGCGTCCCCGTCCTGGGGATCTGCTTCGGCGCGCAGGCGCTGGCGGGCGCGCTGGGGGGCGAGGTCGTCCCCGCGGCGCGGCCCGAGGTGGGCTGGACCCTCGTCCGCACCGAGCGCCCCGACCTGGTCGAGGCCGGGCCGTGGTTCCAGTGGCACGGTGACCGCTGGGTGCTGCCGTCGCACGTGTCCGCGTTCGCGACGACCGACGTCGCCGAGCAGGCCTTCACCCTGGGGCGTTCGCTCGGCGTGCAGTTCCACCCTGAGATCACCCCCACGATGCTCGCCGGGTGGCTGGCCAACGGCGGCGACGCGCAGGCGCGCCGGCTCGGCTACGACCCCGACGAGCTGCTGCGGGTCACGAGGCGCACGGCCCCCGAGGCGGAGGCACGCGCCCGCCGGCTGGTCGAGCGCTTCCTGGACGTGGTCGCCACCAACGACGTGCCCGCGGGACGGCGACTCCGATGA